The genomic stretch GATCTTCACCGGGTTCATCATCTCGGGCGCGCTGCTGGTGGCGCTGCTGGTGGTCTTCCGCCGGGCGCCGCTGACCATCTCGCGGCCCGCGGTGACCGAGGAGCTCACCGCCGCCATCGGGGAGAGCCTGCTCACCACGTACGTGCTGCCGTTCGAGCTGCTGGGCGTGCTCTTGCTGGCCGGCCTGCTCGGGGCGCTGTACTTCGCGCGGCCGGACGACTGAGATGACCCTGCAGGCCTATCTCACGCTCTCGGCCATGTTGTTCTGCATCGGCCTGTTCGGCGTCATGACCCGGCGCAACACCATCGGCATCCTGCTCGGCATCGAGCTGATGCTCAACGCGGTCAACATCAACCTGGTGGCCTTCGCCCGCTTCCGGGCCGACGTCGCCGGCATGGTCTTCACCGTGTTCACCATCAGCATCACGGTGGTGGAGGTGGCGCTCGGCCTCGCCCTCGTCATCCTGATCTTCCGCCTCCGCCGCACCGCGGTGGCGGACCACCTGGACCTCCTCAGGGGATAGCCCGGCATGGCCGCGTCCGGCACCTTCGCGCTCGGGGCCTGGCTGGCTCCCGGCATCGCGTTCCTGATCCTGAGCCTGGCCGTGCCGCTGCGACGCTCCGGGCGGCCCGCCGCCGCGGTGTCCATCGTGTTCTCGGTCGGCGCGCTGCTCGCCGCGGTCTGGTCGTGGCGGCTCGCGGTGCCGGACATGGCGCGCCGGGTGCTCTGGGACTGGATCCCGGTCGAGGATGCGGTGCTCACCTCGGTGGGGGTGCTCGCCGACGCGGATTCCGCCCTGATGCTGATCCTGGTGGCGCTCATCTCGTTCCTGGTCCAGGTCTACTCGGTCGGCTATCTCTCCGACGAGCCGCCGGCCTCGCTCGGACGCTACTACGCCTACCAGTCCCTGTTCGCCTTCTCGATGATGGGCCTGGTGCTGGCTCCCAACTTCGTTCAGCTGTTCATCTGCTGGGAGCTGGTCGGGCTCTGCTCGTACCTGCTGATCGGCTACTGGTATCAGCGCCCGGAGGCGGCGCGGGCCGCGGTGAAGGCCTTCTGGATCACCAAGGCGGGCGACGTCTTCTTCCTGATCGGCATCGTCATGCTGTGGAGCCGGACCGGCACCTTCGACTTCTCCGAGCTCTTCGAGATGGCCCAGGCGGGCAGCGAGGTGCTGACCGGCCTCGGCCTCGTCACCTTCTTCATCTACCTGGGCGCGGCCGGCAAGTCGGCCCAGTTCCCGTTCCACATCTGGCTGCCCGACGCGATGGAGGGCCCCACGCCGGTGTCGGCCCTCATCCACGCCGCCACCATGGTGACCGCGGGCGTGTACCTGCTCTTCCGCACCGCGTTCCTCTTCGAGCAGACGCCCGACGTGCTCGCCGCGGTCGGCTGGAACGGGGCGTTCACCGCGCTGCTCGCGGCCACGCTGGCGTGCGGGCAGCGCGACATCAAGCGCGTGCTCGCCTACTCGACCGTCTCGCAGCTGGGCTACATGATGGCGGCGATCGGAGCCGGGTTTGCGAGCGCCGGGTTCCTGCACCTGCTCACCCACGGCGTGTTCAAGGCGCTGCTCTTCCTCGCCGCGGGGGCGGTCATCCACGCGGTCGGCAGCAACGACATCTTCGCGATGGGCGGGCTCGCACGACGCATGCCGCAGACGCTGGCGGTGTTCCTGATCGGCACGCTGTCCCTCGCGGGCATTCCCTTCTTCGCGGGCTTCTTTTCCAAGGAGGAGATCCTGGGCTCGACCTACGTGGGCGGCCTCACCATCCCGTTCGCGATGCTGGTACTGGCCGCGTTCCTCACCGCCTTCTACATGTTCCGGGTGGTGTTCATCGTCTTCTTCGGCGCCCCCGCCCACGGCGACCATGCCCACGACCCGCCCGCCGTCATGGCCGTGCCCCTCTGGATCCTGGCCGCGCTGGCCATGGTCATCGGCATCGGGCTGCCGCGGGTCTGGAATGTCGAGCCGGAGCTGGCCCCGCCGGGCTGGCTGGCCGGGGTGGCCATCGCGGTGGCGGTGGCCGGCATCGTGCTGGCCTGGCTCGTGTACGGGCGGCGCCTGATCAGCGCGGACTGGCTCTCCCGGCGCTTCGCGGTCATCGGCGAGGCCGTGGACGAGCGCTTCTGGCTGGACGACGCGTTTGCGCTGGTCTACCGCCAGGGCATCCTGGGCCTCTCGCGGATCGTCGGCTGGGTGGACCGCTACATCGTCGACGGCATCGTGAACGTGCTCAGCGCGTGGACGCTCACCGTGGGCGACCGGCTGCGACGCATCCAGACCGGCCAGGCCCAGGACTACATCTACGGCGTCGCCCTCGGCGTGCTGCTCCTGATGGTCTGGATGCGCTGGCCCCGATGAGCGCGGCGATGCCTCTCGGCCTCAGCAGCTTCCCGGTGCTGTCCATCATCACCTGGTCGCCCTTCGTCGGGGCCCTGCTGATCATGTTCCTGGCCCGGCGCAACGCGCTGCTGGTGCGCTGGCTGGCGGTGGCCTCGACCGCGGTGTCGCTGATACTCACCCTGGTGATCTACGTGGCCTACGACCGGGAGGCGGCCGGCTTCCAGTTCTACGAGGACGTGCCGCTGGTGGCGCCGCTGGGCATCAACTACCAGCTCGGCATCGACGGCATGAGCCTGCTCATGCTGCTGCTCACCTCGATCATCATCTTCGCGGGGGCCTGGGCCTCCTGGACCGTGAAGGTGCGCAGCCAGGAGTTCTACGCCCTGCTGCTGGTGCTGGTGACCGGGGTCTACGGCGTCTTCGTCTCGCTCGACCTGTTCGTGCTCTTCCTGTTCTACGAGATCGCGGTGCTGCCGATGTACCTGCTCATCGGCATCTGGGGCTCGAGCGGCGAGGTGCGCCCGCAGGGCATCTTCGGCTGGGCCTTCGGCCGCACCGGCGTCGGCACCAAGGAATACGCCGCGATGAAGCTGACCCTCTACCTGCTCTTCGGGTCCGCCTTCATCCTGGTCGGCATCCTCGCCCTCTACGTGGCGAACGACTCGTCGTCGTTCTCGTTCCTCGAGATGGAGCTGGGCCAGTTCGATCCGCGGCTGCAGTCCTGGGTGTTCCTGGCCTTCTACGTGGGCTTCGGCATCCTGGCCGGCATCTGGCCGCTGCACACCTGGTCGCCCGACGGCCACGCCTCCGCGCCCACCGCCGTCTCCATGCTGCACGCCGGCGTGCTCATGAAGCTCGGGGCCTACGGGGTGGTGCGCCTCGGCATGGGGCTGCTGCCCGACGCGACGCTGCAGTGGTCCTGGCTGGTCGGCACGATCGCGTGCATCAACATCGTCTACGGCGCGTTCTCGGCCATGGCCCAGACCGATCTCAAGTACGTGATCGCCTACTCCTCGGTCTCGCACATGGGCGTGGTGATGCTCGGCGCGGCCACCCTCACCGAGGTGGGGCTCAACGGATCGGTCTACCAGATGTTCGCCCACGGGATCATGACCGGCCTCTTCTTCGCCCTGGTCGGCCTGGTCTACGAGAAGGCCCACTCGCGCGAGATCTTCAAGATGGGCGGCTTCGCGCGGATGATGCCGGGGATCGCGACCGCGTTCACCATCGCGGGCCTGTCGTCGCTCGGCCTGCCCGCCACCGCCGGCTTCGTGGCCGAGCTCCTCACGTTCCTGGGGGCGTGGCAGTCGTCGTACTCGTGGTGGCTGATCCCCGCGGTGGGCGGCGCCTATCTCACCGCGATCTACGTGCTGCGCGTCACCAAGCAGATCTTCTGGGGGCCGCCCTCGCCCGATCCGCACTTCCAGAACTTGCCGGACGCGCGAGGCCCGGAGTGGGCCGCGCTCTGGATCCTGGTGTTCGTGATCGTGCTCTTCGGGGTGTGGCCGTCGCTGGCGCTGGCCCCCGTGGATACCGCCACGATGCCGCTGCTGAACCGCCTCTGGGTGCTCCAGTGAACGGGTTCGACGTGAGGAGCGCGCTCGGGATCGAGATCGGGCTCGCCGTCCTCATGCTGATCGTGTTCCTGGTCGGCCTGGTCATGCCCGCGGGCGACAAGCGGCGCGTCGGGGTGCTCACCGCGATCGGCCTGGTGATCCTGCTCGGGATCTCCTGGCGCGCCGAGGCCGGCGCCGAGATCTTCAACGGCGCCTTCGTGCAGGACGAGCTGGCCCTGTTCGCCAAGCGCCTCTTCATCGTGGCGACCCTGATCGGCGTGCTCGCCTCGCTCCCGTTGCGGGCGGTCGCCTTCGCCCGGCGGGCCACCGAGTACTATGTGGCCATCCTCGCCTCCCTGCTCGGCATGCTGGTCCTGGGCTCGGCCCGCGACCTGGTCCTGCTCTTCGTGGCGTTCGAGCTGATGTCGATCCCGCTCTACTACCTGGCCGGCTTCCTCAAGCGCGAGCCCGAGGCGGTGGAGGCGGCGCTGAAGTTCTTCCTGGTGGGCACGGTCTCGTCCGCGGTGCTGATCTACGGCCTCTCGTTCCTGTACGGCATCGCGGGTACGACCGACATCCGCGGCGTGGCGACGGCCATGACCACGGGCCATCCGATGCTCCTGCTGGGCATGCTGCTGGCTCTGGGCGGCCTCGGGTTCAAGATCGCCGCGTTCCCGTTCCACATGTGGGTGCCCGACACCTACGAGGCCGCGAGCACGCCGTTCGTGGCCTGGCTCTCGGTGGCCCCGAAGGCGGCCGGCTTCATCGTGATCTTCCGGCTCTACCTCGAGGGCATGGGTGACCGCGTGCTCTTCTGGGTTCCCGCGGCGACGGGGCTCGCCGCGGTGACGATCATCGGCGGCAACCT from Candidatus Methylomirabilota bacterium encodes the following:
- a CDS encoding NADH-quinone oxidoreductase subunit N, which gives rise to MRSALGIEIGLAVLMLIVFLVGLVMPAGDKRRVGVLTAIGLVILLGISWRAEAGAEIFNGAFVQDELALFAKRLFIVATLIGVLASLPLRAVAFARRATEYYVAILASLLGMLVLGSARDLVLLFVAFELMSIPLYYLAGFLKREPEAVEAALKFFLVGTVSSAVLIYGLSFLYGIAGTTDIRGVATAMTTGHPMLLLGMLLALGGLGFKIAAFPFHMWVPDTYEAASTPFVAWLSVAPKAAGFIVIFRLYLEGMGDRVLFWVPAATGLAAVTIIGGNLMAIPQQNIKRLLAYSGVAHIGYMLVGFAAVSANGVAMMLFYLVAYLFGNMGAFLVVEAVAQAEGSEGIAAYRGLAQRSPILALSMLLFLLSLGGIPFVAGFWAKLYVFWAAAEQGLYWLVLLGAVLTVVALFYYLLVAKRMYIDAPDRRDPIPVAPLLSFCIFVCVLGVVLAGIYPRPLVIAALRAASPLF
- the nuoK gene encoding NADH-quinone oxidoreductase subunit NuoK, with product MTLQAYLTLSAMLFCIGLFGVMTRRNTIGILLGIELMLNAVNINLVAFARFRADVAGMVFTVFTISITVVEVALGLALVILIFRLRRTAVADHLDLLRG
- a CDS encoding NADH-quinone oxidoreductase subunit M; this translates as MPLGLSSFPVLSIITWSPFVGALLIMFLARRNALLVRWLAVASTAVSLILTLVIYVAYDREAAGFQFYEDVPLVAPLGINYQLGIDGMSLLMLLLTSIIIFAGAWASWTVKVRSQEFYALLLVLVTGVYGVFVSLDLFVLFLFYEIAVLPMYLLIGIWGSSGEVRPQGIFGWAFGRTGVGTKEYAAMKLTLYLLFGSAFILVGILALYVANDSSSFSFLEMELGQFDPRLQSWVFLAFYVGFGILAGIWPLHTWSPDGHASAPTAVSMLHAGVLMKLGAYGVVRLGMGLLPDATLQWSWLVGTIACINIVYGAFSAMAQTDLKYVIAYSSVSHMGVVMLGAATLTEVGLNGSVYQMFAHGIMTGLFFALVGLVYEKAHSREIFKMGGFARMMPGIATAFTIAGLSSLGLPATAGFVAELLTFLGAWQSSYSWWLIPAVGGAYLTAIYVLRVTKQIFWGPPSPDPHFQNLPDARGPEWAALWILVFVIVLFGVWPSLALAPVDTATMPLLNRLWVLQ
- the nuoL gene encoding NADH-quinone oxidoreductase subunit L; the protein is MAASGTFALGAWLAPGIAFLILSLAVPLRRSGRPAAAVSIVFSVGALLAAVWSWRLAVPDMARRVLWDWIPVEDAVLTSVGVLADADSALMLILVALISFLVQVYSVGYLSDEPPASLGRYYAYQSLFAFSMMGLVLAPNFVQLFICWELVGLCSYLLIGYWYQRPEAARAAVKAFWITKAGDVFFLIGIVMLWSRTGTFDFSELFEMAQAGSEVLTGLGLVTFFIYLGAAGKSAQFPFHIWLPDAMEGPTPVSALIHAATMVTAGVYLLFRTAFLFEQTPDVLAAVGWNGAFTALLAATLACGQRDIKRVLAYSTVSQLGYMMAAIGAGFASAGFLHLLTHGVFKALLFLAAGAVIHAVGSNDIFAMGGLARRMPQTLAVFLIGTLSLAGIPFFAGFFSKEEILGSTYVGGLTIPFAMLVLAAFLTAFYMFRVVFIVFFGAPAHGDHAHDPPAVMAVPLWILAALAMVIGIGLPRVWNVEPELAPPGWLAGVAIAVAVAGIVLAWLVYGRRLISADWLSRRFAVIGEAVDERFWLDDAFALVYRQGILGLSRIVGWVDRYIVDGIVNVLSAWTLTVGDRLRRIQTGQAQDYIYGVALGVLLLMVWMRWPR